Proteins encoded by one window of Methylovirgula ligni:
- a CDS encoding NAD-dependent epimerase/dehydratase family protein yields the protein MALVFVTGGSGFLGTLLVNDLLAAGHSVTNIDLVPSELKHPRLRSVVGDIRNRALLDSLLRDTQHEVVLHCAALLAHGRISPQELWSANVDGTRTLAAAVAAAKIPQVIFTSSNCLWSTGFSLPVKEDEPPAPAEIYGSSKLAGEEILQSHRADFATTIIRCPTIIDEGRLGLLAILFEFIAEGRRVWLVGDGSNRYQFIYARDLIDAMKLAWRAGRNSLFGIGSDNVASLRQCYEHVITAAQSRARVASLPKGPTLLAMRAAYGLRLSPLGPYQYRMIASSFEFDTSRIKAELGWRPTLANHDMLLVAYRYYAANRVEIQNRQDVSAHRKPADMGAIRVLKWLS from the coding sequence ATGGCGCTTGTTTTTGTGACCGGAGGTTCCGGCTTTCTCGGCACCCTCCTCGTCAATGATCTGCTCGCCGCCGGCCATAGCGTCACCAATATCGATCTCGTTCCAAGCGAGCTGAAACATCCACGCCTGCGGTCTGTCGTCGGCGATATCCGCAATCGCGCTCTGCTCGACAGCTTGCTGCGGGACACACAACATGAGGTCGTCCTTCATTGCGCCGCACTGCTGGCGCATGGGCGCATCTCGCCGCAAGAACTCTGGTCCGCAAATGTCGATGGCACGCGCACGCTCGCCGCGGCTGTTGCGGCGGCGAAAATTCCGCAGGTTATCTTCACGTCCAGCAATTGCCTCTGGAGCACAGGCTTCTCGCTGCCAGTGAAGGAAGACGAGCCGCCGGCACCGGCCGAAATCTACGGATCGAGCAAGCTCGCGGGCGAAGAGATCCTGCAATCTCATCGCGCCGACTTCGCCACCACGATCATCCGCTGCCCGACGATCATCGACGAGGGGCGGCTCGGTCTGCTCGCCATTCTGTTCGAGTTCATCGCCGAGGGGCGGCGCGTCTGGCTCGTTGGCGACGGCTCGAATCGCTACCAGTTCATCTATGCGCGCGATCTCATCGACGCGATGAAGCTGGCCTGGCGGGCAGGCAGGAATTCCCTCTTTGGCATCGGCTCCGATAATGTCGCCTCGCTACGCCAATGCTACGAGCATGTCATCACCGCGGCGCAAAGTCGTGCGCGTGTGGCCTCGCTGCCGAAGGGCCCGACGCTTCTCGCCATGCGCGCCGCTTATGGCCTGAGGCTCTCGCCGCTTGGGCCTTACCAATATCGAATGATCGCCTCGAGTTTCGAATTCGACACGTCACGCATCAAAGCCGAGCTTGGCTGGCGCCCGACGCTCGCCAATCATGACATGCTGCTCGTCGCCTACCGCTACTACGCCGCCAATCGCGTCGAGATTCAAAATCGCCAGGACGTCTCGGCGCATCGCAAGCCGGCCGATATGGGCGCTATCAGGGTGCTGAAGTGGCTTTCGTAG
- the rpsO gene encoding 30S ribosomal protein S15, which produces MSITAERKDALIKEYATKSGDTGSPEVQVAILTERISNLTGHFKTHIKDNHSRRGLLKLVSLRRQLLDYVKRKDEQRYKTLIERLGIRR; this is translated from the coding sequence ATGTCGATCACGGCCGAGCGCAAGGACGCGCTCATCAAGGAATATGCGACGAAATCCGGCGATACCGGCTCGCCAGAGGTGCAAGTTGCGATCCTCACCGAGCGGATCAGCAATCTCACCGGCCATTTCAAGACCCATATCAAGGACAATCATTCGCGCCGCGGCCTGCTCAAGCTCGTCTCGCTGCGCCGTCAGCTTCTCGATTACGTGAAGCGCAAAGACGAGCAGCGCTACAAGACGCTGATCGAGCGTCTCGGCATCCGCCGCTAA
- the pnp gene encoding polyribonucleotide nucleotidyltransferase, with product MFDIHREELDWAGRKLVLETGRIARQADGAVLATYGETTVLATVVSAKSPKPGIDFFPLTVNYQEKAFAAGRIPGGYFKREGRPSEKETLVSRLIDRPIRPLFPDGYRNDTQVVVTVLSHDLENDPDILSLVAASAALTLSGIPFTGPVGGARVGYINGQLKVNPTIEELKDSALDLVVAGTGEAVLMVESEAKELSEETMLAAVMAGHKGFQPVIDAIIRLAEKAAKEPRELVVADKSGVEAAVAGIAEAELREAYKITAKAERYKAVDAVKAKVTAALLPADGEAKFTKEQVGEAFHDLQAKVVRWNILDDGIRIDGRDVKTVRPILAQVGILPRTHGSALFTRGETQALVVATLGTGEDEQYIDSLEGTYKERFLLHYNFPPYSVGETGRMGSPGRREIGHGKLAWRAIRPVLPTAAEFPYTIRVVSEITESNGSSSMATVCGSSLALMDAGVPLKAPTAGIAMGLILEGERFAVLSDILGDEDHLGDMDFKVAGTATGITSLQMDIKITGINEEIMRVALGQAKDGRLHILGEMAKALTGARAELGEFAPRIESFKIATDKIREVIGTGGKVIREIVEKTGAKINIEDDGTVKVASSDANSIKAAVAWIKSIAMDPEIGHIYEGTVVKVVEFGAFVNFFGSKDGLVHISQLAKGRVAKTSDVVKEGDKVKVKLLGFDDRGKVRLSMRVVDQVTGEDLEAKEKAADADVAE from the coding sequence ATGTTCGATATCCATCGTGAAGAACTTGATTGGGCCGGGCGCAAGCTCGTGCTCGAAACCGGGCGCATCGCCCGCCAGGCGGACGGCGCCGTGCTCGCTACCTATGGCGAGACCACTGTCCTCGCCACCGTCGTATCTGCCAAATCGCCGAAGCCCGGCATCGATTTTTTCCCCCTCACCGTCAATTACCAGGAGAAGGCGTTCGCCGCCGGCCGCATTCCCGGCGGCTATTTCAAGCGCGAAGGCCGTCCCTCCGAGAAGGAGACGCTGGTCTCCCGCCTGATCGACCGGCCGATCCGCCCGCTTTTCCCGGACGGCTATCGCAACGACACGCAGGTGGTCGTCACCGTGCTTTCGCACGATCTTGAAAACGATCCCGACATTCTGTCGCTGGTGGCGGCCTCCGCCGCCCTCACGCTCTCCGGCATCCCGTTCACGGGGCCGGTTGGCGGCGCGCGCGTCGGCTACATCAACGGCCAGTTGAAGGTTAACCCGACGATCGAGGAGCTGAAGGATTCGGCGCTCGATCTCGTCGTCGCCGGCACCGGCGAAGCCGTGCTGATGGTCGAGTCCGAGGCCAAGGAACTCTCCGAAGAGACCATGCTCGCGGCGGTCATGGCCGGCCACAAGGGCTTCCAGCCCGTCATCGACGCGATCATCCGTCTCGCCGAAAAGGCGGCGAAGGAGCCGCGCGAACTCGTCGTTGCCGACAAGTCCGGCGTCGAGGCGGCGGTCGCCGGCATCGCCGAAGCGGAGCTGCGCGAGGCCTATAAGATCACCGCCAAGGCGGAACGCTACAAGGCCGTGGACGCCGTGAAGGCCAAGGTAACGGCAGCGCTCCTGCCGGCCGATGGCGAAGCCAAGTTCACCAAGGAGCAGGTCGGCGAAGCCTTCCACGATCTCCAGGCCAAGGTCGTGCGCTGGAACATTCTCGACGACGGCATCCGCATTGACGGGCGCGACGTGAAGACGGTCCGACCCATCCTGGCGCAGGTCGGCATCCTGCCGCGCACGCACGGCTCGGCGCTGTTCACCCGCGGCGAGACGCAAGCTTTGGTCGTCGCCACGCTCGGCACCGGCGAGGACGAGCAGTACATCGATTCGCTCGAAGGAACCTACAAGGAGCGCTTCCTGCTCCACTATAACTTCCCGCCCTATTCGGTCGGCGAGACGGGCCGCATGGGTTCGCCCGGCCGGCGCGAGATCGGTCACGGCAAGCTCGCCTGGCGCGCTATCCGTCCGGTGCTGCCGACGGCGGCGGAATTCCCCTACACGATCCGCGTCGTCTCCGAGATCACCGAGTCGAACGGCTCGTCGTCGATGGCGACGGTCTGCGGCTCCTCGCTGGCGCTGATGGACGCCGGCGTGCCGCTGAAGGCGCCGACAGCCGGTATCGCTATGGGCCTCATCCTCGAAGGCGAGCGCTTTGCCGTGCTCTCCGACATTCTCGGCGACGAGGACCATCTGGGCGACATGGACTTCAAGGTGGCGGGTACCGCAACCGGCATCACGTCGCTGCAGATGGACATCAAGATCACCGGCATCAACGAGGAGATCATGCGTGTCGCCCTCGGCCAGGCCAAGGACGGGCGGCTGCATATCCTCGGCGAGATGGCCAAGGCGCTCACCGGCGCCCGCGCCGAGCTGGGCGAATTCGCGCCGCGCATCGAAAGCTTCAAGATCGCCACCGACAAGATCCGCGAAGTGATCGGCACCGGTGGCAAGGTGATCCGCGAGATCGTCGAGAAGACCGGCGCCAAGATCAATATCGAGGACGACGGCACGGTGAAGGTCGCCTCGAGCGACGCCAATTCCATCAAGGCGGCGGTCGCCTGGATCAAGTCGATCGCGATGGACCCGGAAATCGGCCATATCTACGAGGGTACTGTCGTCAAGGTGGTCGAATTCGGCGCCTTTGTGAACTTCTTCGGCTCGAAGGACGGCCTCGTCCACATCTCGCAACTCGCCAAGGGCCGCGTCGCCAAGACCTCCGACGTCGTCAAGGAAGGCGACAAGGTAAAGGTGAAGCTGCTCGGCTTCGACGACCGCGGCAAGGTGCGGCTCTCGATGCGTGTCGTCGATCAGGTGACGGGCGAAGATCTCGAAGCCAAAGAAAAGGCCGCCGACGCCGACGTGGCGGAGTAA
- a CDS encoding carboxymuconolactone decarboxylase family protein, giving the protein MSLDALKDKIADFAKDVRLNLSSMASDETLTPVQKYGLFVAAGIASRNVEVRHALIAEAIQHIDATAISAAKSAAAIMGMNNVYYRFLHLASNEEFRTMPAKLRMNVIANPGVAKVDFELWSLAVSAINGCGMCIDAHEAELRKAGVSSQAIQTAVRFAAIIQSAAIAVEAAE; this is encoded by the coding sequence ATGTCGCTCGACGCCCTCAAGGATAAAATCGCCGACTTCGCCAAGGATGTGCGGCTCAATCTCTCGTCGATGGCCAGCGACGAGACGCTGACGCCGGTGCAGAAATACGGGCTCTTCGTGGCGGCCGGTATCGCCTCGCGCAATGTCGAAGTACGCCACGCGCTCATCGCCGAGGCGATACAGCACATTGATGCGACGGCGATCAGCGCCGCCAAATCGGCGGCGGCGATCATGGGCATGAACAATGTCTATTACCGCTTCCTGCACCTCGCCTCGAACGAGGAATTCCGCACCATGCCGGCAAAGCTGCGCATGAACGTCATCGCCAATCCCGGCGTCGCGAAGGTGGATTTCGAGCTTTGGTCGCTGGCGGTCTCGGCGATCAATGGCTGCGGCATGTGCATCGACGCGCACGAGGCGGAATTGCGCAAGGCGGGCGTGAGTTCGCAGGCCATTCAGACCGCGGTGCGCTTCGCCGCGATCATTCAGTCAGCGGCGATCGCCGTCGAGGCGGCGGAATAG
- a CDS encoding peroxiredoxin codes for MAGIGDKLPSFSVTGVKPGFNNHEENGVSAFETLTEESFPGKWKVIFFYPKDFTFVCPTEIAEFAKLGKDFEERDAVVLGGSTDNEFVKLAWRRNHKDLDKLPIWSFADTNGSLTDGLGVRSPDGVAYRYTFVVDPDNIIQHVYATNLNVGRAPKDTLRVLDALQTDELCPCNREIGGETLKAA; via the coding sequence ATGGCTGGAATTGGAGACAAACTGCCCTCGTTTTCGGTGACGGGCGTGAAGCCCGGCTTCAACAATCACGAGGAGAACGGCGTCTCGGCCTTCGAGACGCTGACCGAAGAGAGCTTCCCCGGCAAGTGGAAGGTTATCTTCTTCTACCCGAAGGATTTCACCTTCGTCTGCCCGACGGAGATCGCGGAATTCGCCAAGCTCGGCAAGGATTTCGAGGAGCGCGACGCGGTGGTGCTCGGCGGCTCGACCGACAACGAATTCGTCAAGCTGGCCTGGCGGCGCAACCATAAGGATCTCGACAAGCTGCCGATCTGGTCGTTTGCCGACACCAATGGTTCGCTGACCGACGGCCTTGGCGTGCGCTCGCCGGACGGCGTTGCCTATCGCTATACGTTCGTCGTCGATCCGGACAATATCATCCAGCACGTCTACGCGACGAACCTCAACGTCGGCCGCGCGCCGAAGGATACGCTGCGCGTACTTGATGCGTTGCAGACGGACGAACTCTGCCCCTGCAATCGCGAGATCGGCGGCGAGACCCTGAAGGCCGCGTAA
- a CDS encoding hydrogen peroxide-inducible genes activator: MNVNINLRHLRYLVTLAESGSFAAAAKAAGITQSTLSAAIQGLEVEFEHKLIDRSGRRMQLLPFGEAMVRRARHILAEIEELPQYAGREVLPLSTRLRLGVIPSVAPFVLPRLLSSLNRDYPLLHLHVREGLTHSLLTEVSSGRLDAAFIAHMPSLEGVEIAELGKDPFYLAVKPGHPLTRLNEVTMAQLAHEPLLLLDQGHCLREHAMVALGRDAITEENDVRAASLLTLVQLVEAGMGITLLPKIAMDAVAGTQVKLIPYSAPKAARTLVLAWRKGAVRADDYRVLAAHIRKHCLPGLDADTPPSP; encoded by the coding sequence ATGAATGTAAACATCAACCTGCGCCACCTGCGCTACCTGGTGACGCTCGCCGAGAGCGGCTCCTTCGCCGCCGCGGCCAAGGCCGCAGGCATCACGCAATCGACATTAAGCGCGGCGATTCAAGGGCTTGAGGTGGAGTTCGAGCACAAGCTCATCGACCGCTCCGGGCGGCGGATGCAGCTCCTGCCCTTTGGCGAGGCGATGGTGCGCCGGGCCCGGCATATCCTCGCCGAGATCGAGGAACTGCCCCAATATGCCGGCCGCGAAGTCTTGCCACTTAGCACGCGGCTGCGGCTAGGTGTCATACCCTCCGTCGCGCCGTTCGTCCTGCCGCGGCTGCTTTCAAGCCTCAACCGGGATTATCCGTTGCTGCACCTGCACGTGCGCGAAGGGCTGACGCATTCGCTGCTGACCGAGGTTTCGAGCGGCCGGCTCGACGCGGCTTTCATTGCCCATATGCCCTCGCTCGAAGGCGTCGAAATCGCCGAACTGGGCAAGGACCCGTTCTATCTCGCGGTCAAGCCCGGCCATCCGCTCACCCGGCTCAACGAGGTGACCATGGCGCAGCTCGCCCATGAGCCGCTGCTGCTGCTCGACCAGGGCCACTGCTTGCGCGAACACGCAATGGTGGCGCTCGGCCGCGACGCGATCACTGAAGAGAATGACGTGCGCGCCGCCTCGCTGTTGACCCTGGTGCAGCTTGTCGAGGCCGGAATGGGAATTACGCTGCTGCCGAAGATCGCGATGGACGCCGTCGCCGGCACGCAGGTGAAGCTCATCCCCTATTCCGCGCCCAAAGCGGCGCGGACCTTGGTGCTCGCCTGGCGCAAGGGCGCGGTGCGTGCCGACGATTATCGCGTGCTCGCAGCGCATATCCGCAAGCATTGCCTGCCGGGACTGGACGCGGACACCCCTCCCTCCCCATGA
- the hemA gene encoding 5-aminolevulinate synthase: protein MGYRAYFEDALGRLKAEKRYRVFVDLERDAEHFPYARWHREDGGVEDVIIWCSNDYLGMGLNPQVIEAMRAAAAKHGVGSGGTRNIAGTNHPLVALETELADLHGKPGCLVFTSGWISNLAAISAIGSLLPDCLILSDAYNHNSMIEGIKRSGAERQIFRHNDLEHLEDLLKAAGRERPKLIAFESLYSMDGDIAPIGKIADLAARYNALTYLDEVHAVGLYGPRGGGIADRDGEMDRIDVIEGTLAKGFGTLGGYVAADTAIIDAVRSYAASFIFTTALSPALAAAAQKAVQMLKGEQGVDLRARHQRQAALTKHALSAAGLPVMANASHIVPVFVGDAERCKAASDMLLARHSIYIQPINYPTVARGTERLRITPSPVHSDGHVAHLVDALVDVWHALDLPFTETDNIVSFPGAAPRVSEEAHCTFPDFKKAAE from the coding sequence ATGGGGTATCGAGCATATTTTGAAGACGCTTTGGGCCGTCTCAAAGCCGAGAAACGCTATCGCGTTTTCGTCGATCTCGAGCGTGACGCCGAGCATTTCCCTTACGCCCGCTGGCACCGCGAGGACGGGGGCGTCGAGGACGTCATCATCTGGTGCTCCAACGATTATCTCGGCATGGGCCTCAATCCGCAGGTGATCGAGGCGATGCGCGCGGCTGCCGCCAAGCATGGCGTCGGCTCCGGTGGCACCCGCAACATCGCCGGCACCAATCATCCGCTCGTCGCGCTTGAGACCGAACTCGCCGATCTGCATGGCAAGCCCGGCTGTCTGGTCTTCACCTCGGGCTGGATTTCCAATCTGGCGGCGATCTCCGCTATCGGTTCGCTGTTGCCTGACTGTCTGATCCTGTCGGACGCCTATAATCACAACTCGATGATCGAGGGCATCAAGCGCTCCGGCGCCGAGCGCCAGATTTTCCGCCACAACGATCTCGAACATCTGGAAGACCTGCTCAAGGCGGCCGGCCGCGAGCGGCCGAAGCTGATTGCCTTCGAGAGTCTTTATTCGATGGACGGCGATATCGCGCCGATCGGCAAGATCGCCGACCTCGCCGCGCGCTATAATGCCTTGACCTATCTCGACGAGGTTCATGCCGTCGGCCTTTATGGCCCGCGCGGCGGCGGCATCGCCGATCGTGATGGCGAGATGGACCGCATCGACGTGATCGAGGGCACGCTCGCCAAGGGCTTCGGCACTTTGGGTGGCTATGTCGCGGCGGATACCGCAATCATCGACGCCGTGCGCTCCTACGCGGCCTCGTTCATCTTCACGACCGCGCTTTCGCCGGCCCTCGCCGCTGCGGCGCAAAAGGCTGTGCAAATGCTGAAAGGCGAGCAGGGTGTCGATCTGCGCGCCCGCCATCAGCGCCAGGCGGCGCTCACCAAACATGCGCTTTCCGCCGCCGGCCTGCCGGTGATGGCCAACGCTTCGCACATCGTGCCGGTGTTCGTCGGCGACGCCGAGCGCTGCAAGGCGGCTTCGGACATGCTGCTGGCGCGCCACAGCATCTATATCCAGCCGATCAATTATCCGACCGTCGCGCGTGGCACGGAGCGGCTGCGGATCACGCCGTCGCCGGTGCATTCCGACGGCCATGTCGCGCATCTTGTCGATGCGCTGGTCGATGTCTGGCATGCGCTCGACCTGCCGTTCACCGAGACGGACAATATCGTCAGCTTCCCTGGCGCCGCGCCACGTGTGTCGGAAGAGGCGCATTGCACTTTCCCCGACTTCAAGAAGGCGGCGGAGTGA
- a CDS encoding NAD-dependent epimerase — protein MRVLVTGAAGFIGFHMARRLLERGDEVVGVDGFTPYYDVALKSAREVQLAQHGLFTGHRLMLEDSDALQRAYGDGFDIVYHFAAQAGVRYSLENPRAYVDANLVGTYNLLELMRANPPRHALMASTSSVYGANAKIPFFETDHADHPLTLYAASKKANEEMAHSYAHLFAVPTTMLRFFTVYGPWGRPDMALFKFVAAILAGQPIELYNHGKMRRDFTYIDDLVEAMLRLLHNAPPAPGSTHGSIAGDSLSPVAPWRVVNIGAGRPVELEDFVAAVERALGKKAERKLLPMQMGDVPATFANTDLLEKLTGYRPATSVEEGVPRFVAWYREHYGL, from the coding sequence ATGCGTGTTCTCGTTACCGGCGCCGCGGGTTTCATCGGCTTCCACATGGCGCGCCGGCTTCTCGAACGCGGCGACGAAGTTGTCGGCGTCGACGGATTCACGCCCTATTACGATGTCGCGTTGAAATCCGCACGGGAGGTGCAGCTCGCACAGCATGGGCTCTTCACCGGCCATCGGCTGATGCTGGAGGATTCCGACGCGCTGCAACGCGCCTACGGCGATGGTTTCGACATCGTCTATCATTTCGCGGCGCAAGCCGGGGTGCGCTACAGCCTCGAAAACCCGCGCGCCTATGTCGATGCCAATCTCGTCGGCACCTACAATCTTCTCGAACTCATGCGCGCCAACCCGCCGCGACACGCGCTGATGGCCTCGACCTCATCGGTCTACGGGGCGAATGCCAAAATCCCCTTCTTCGAAACCGACCACGCCGACCATCCGCTGACGCTCTATGCAGCGAGCAAAAAGGCCAATGAGGAGATGGCGCATTCCTACGCGCATCTCTTCGCCGTTCCGACGACCATGCTGCGGTTTTTTACGGTCTATGGTCCGTGGGGCCGGCCGGACATGGCGCTGTTCAAATTCGTCGCGGCCATTCTCGCAGGCCAGCCGATCGAACTTTACAACCACGGCAAGATGCGGCGCGATTTCACCTATATCGACGATCTCGTCGAAGCCATGCTGCGGCTTCTGCACAACGCTCCACCGGCCCCCGGCAGCACGCATGGCAGCATTGCCGGAGACAGCCTTTCACCGGTCGCGCCCTGGCGCGTCGTCAATATCGGCGCCGGCCGGCCGGTCGAACTTGAGGATTTTGTCGCTGCGGTCGAGCGGGCGCTGGGCAAGAAGGCCGAGCGCAAGCTGCTGCCGATGCAAATGGGTGACGTACCGGCAACCTTCGCAAATACCGATCTCTTGGAGAAGCTCACCGGCTACCGGCCCGCCACCTCCGTCGAAGAGGGCGTGCCGCGTTTCGTCGCCTGGTATCGCGAGCACTACGGGCTCTGA
- a CDS encoding SAM-dependent methyltransferase produces the protein MERMFRRFVAALIKTGSLEIETASGTRFRVGDGDGSGQEPRLRFADKTALAAVLSHPTLRFGELFVDERVVVENGSIYDVLAVICRNIDNLERIWWVQALTTWHGRLQHILKGNNSTRARRNVAHHYDLDRRLYQLFLDADLQYSCAYFEKPEATLDEAQLAKKRHIAAKLLIEPGERVLDIGCGWGGMALYLARICGARVTGITLSREQLAFARDRATEARQTAIEFRLQDYREIDERFDKIVSVGMFEHVGPEYYDAYFQQVAKLLNPDGVALIHTIGTARVQYEPDPWINKYIFPGGYIPALSTVMPSIERAGLYVTDLEVLRLHYAETLRLWRERFLARRAEALALYDERFCRMWEYYLAASECAFRYTGEAVFQIQLAKKVGTVPLTRDYILRREAELRRRDSTSPGLRIAG, from the coding sequence ATGGAAAGGATGTTCCGGCGGTTCGTCGCCGCCCTCATCAAGACAGGGTCTCTTGAAATTGAAACGGCCTCCGGCACGCGCTTTCGTGTCGGCGATGGCGACGGCAGCGGACAAGAGCCACGCCTGCGTTTTGCCGACAAGACCGCGCTCGCCGCCGTCCTGTCTCATCCGACGCTCCGCTTCGGCGAGCTTTTCGTGGACGAGCGCGTCGTCGTCGAGAATGGCTCGATCTATGATGTGCTCGCCGTCATCTGCCGCAACATCGACAATCTCGAACGCATCTGGTGGGTGCAGGCGCTTACGACCTGGCATGGCCGTCTTCAGCATATTCTGAAGGGCAATAATTCCACCCGCGCGCGCCGCAACGTCGCGCATCACTACGATCTCGACCGCAGGCTCTATCAGCTCTTCCTCGACGCCGACCTGCAATATTCCTGCGCCTATTTTGAAAAACCCGAAGCGACGCTCGATGAAGCGCAGCTTGCCAAGAAGCGGCATATCGCAGCCAAGCTGCTGATCGAACCGGGCGAGCGCGTGCTCGACATCGGCTGCGGGTGGGGCGGCATGGCGCTTTATCTCGCCCGCATCTGCGGCGCCCGGGTGACGGGGATCACTCTGTCGCGCGAGCAACTCGCCTTCGCGCGCGACCGCGCCACGGAGGCGCGGCAAACCGCGATCGAATTCCGTCTCCAGGATTATCGCGAGATCGACGAGCGCTTCGACAAGATCGTCTCGGTCGGCATGTTCGAGCATGTCGGACCGGAATATTACGACGCCTATTTCCAGCAGGTCGCCAAACTGCTCAATCCCGACGGCGTGGCATTGATCCATACGATCGGGACCGCGCGCGTCCAATACGAGCCCGATCCCTGGATCAACAAATACATCTTCCCCGGCGGCTATATTCCGGCGCTCTCAACGGTCATGCCATCGATCGAACGCGCCGGACTCTATGTGACCGATCTCGAAGTGCTGCGGCTGCATTATGCCGAGACGCTGAGATTGTGGCGCGAGCGATTCCTCGCCCGCCGCGCCGAAGCCTTGGCGCTTTACGACGAACGCTTTTGCCGGATGTGGGAATATTATCTTGCGGCTTCGGAATGCGCCTTCCGCTACACTGGCGAGGCCGTCTTCCAGATCCAGTTGGCCAAAAAGGTCGGGACCGTGCCGCTGACGCGCGATTACATCCTGCGGCGCGAGGCTGAACTGCGGCGGCGCGACAGCACCTCACCGGGGCTGCGGATCGCTGGTTAA
- a CDS encoding LysR family transcriptional regulator gives MKRVTIKQLESVRAVAEAGTIVKAADKLNVTPAALTSRIQLLEEDAGIALFERANGRLRLTVAGEEVVGAAHRLERVLSDLDVALGAMRGFHSGRISVGIVSTAKYIAPRLVAAFARRNPRIEVAVSVGNRSEMVSQLRDHKIDVCLMGRPPADFPVESVTIGEHPQVIVAEPDHPLARRRNIDKAELAKENFIIREEGSGTRAVFDYFFSDVPVRHPTVNIEIGSNETIKQAVMAGLGLALLSAHTIEAEIASGRLIILDVAGLPLLRHWFIVRRADRTPSALAQAMWDFSLVEAPKLMPKINGV, from the coding sequence ATGAAGCGCGTCACCATTAAGCAGCTCGAGAGCGTCCGCGCGGTCGCCGAGGCCGGGACAATCGTCAAGGCCGCCGACAAGCTTAACGTAACGCCGGCGGCGCTCACGTCACGCATTCAATTGCTGGAAGAGGATGCCGGTATCGCCTTGTTCGAACGCGCCAACGGCCGCCTGCGGCTGACTGTCGCCGGAGAAGAGGTGGTCGGCGCCGCCCATCGCCTCGAGCGCGTCTTGAGCGACCTCGATGTGGCGCTCGGCGCCATGCGGGGATTTCACAGCGGCCGCATCAGTGTCGGCATCGTCTCGACCGCGAAATATATCGCGCCGCGGCTCGTCGCCGCCTTCGCCCGCCGCAACCCGCGCATCGAAGTGGCCGTCTCGGTCGGCAATCGCTCCGAGATGGTCAGTCAGTTGCGCGACCACAAGATCGACGTCTGCCTGATGGGCCGCCCGCCCGCCGACTTCCCGGTCGAGAGCGTGACCATCGGTGAGCATCCGCAGGTCATCGTCGCCGAGCCGGATCACCCGCTCGCGCGGCGGCGCAACATCGACAAGGCGGAACTGGCGAAGGAGAATTTCATCATCCGCGAGGAGGGCTCCGGCACCCGCGCGGTCTTCGACTATTTCTTTTCCGACGTGCCGGTGCGCCACCCGACGGTCAATATCGAGATCGGCTCGAACGAGACGATCAAGCAGGCGGTGATGGCCGGACTCGGGCTGGCGCTTCTTTCCGCCCATACGATCGAGGCGGAAATCGCCAGTGGCCGGCTGATTATTCTCGACGTCGCCGGCCTGCCGCTTCTGCGGCACTGGTTCATCGTCCGCCGCGCCGACCGGACGCCGAGCGCGCTGGCTCAGGCGATGTGGGATTTTTCCCTCGTCGAAGCCCCGAAACTGATGCCGAAGATCAACGGAGTCTGA